One part of the Vitis riparia cultivar Riparia Gloire de Montpellier isolate 1030 chromosome 6, EGFV_Vit.rip_1.0, whole genome shotgun sequence genome encodes these proteins:
- the LOC117917010 gene encoding biogenesis of lysosome-related organelles complex 1 subunit 1-like — MFTQPLPVARACVLSPAEIERPNADPSGSEASLLQLIQDHHQTSLKLRDETEKAKKDAIRTTMRVSDLLVDTVNGGVQEAFINEKRIELESRALTATVIRFAKQTHQWLAASHAINTAIKDRSMVRFSFELLTLVWKSSLAMTPL; from the exons ATGTTTACACAGCCTCTTCCGGTGGCGCGTGCATGCGTGTTGTCTCCCGCTGAGATCGAAAGACCAAATGCAGATCCCAGCGGCTCGGAAGCTTCTCTGCTTCAACTTATCCAGGACCACCACCAAACTTCTCTCAAACTCCGCGATGAAACCG agAAAGCAAAGAAAGATGCAATTAGAACAACGATGAGGGTTTCGGATCTTTTGGTGGATACTGTGAATGGTGGAGTTCAAGAAGCGTTTATTAACGAGAAGCGAATTGAACTCGAAAGCCGAGCATTAACTGCCACCGTCATCCGCTTCGCCAAGCAGACCCATCAATGGCTGGCTGCTTCTCATGCCATCAACACTGCTATAAAG GACAGGTCAATGGTGAGATTTTCATTCGAGTTGCTGACACTGGTGTGGAAATCATCATTAGCGATGACCCCCCTATGA
- the LOC117916447 gene encoding LOW QUALITY PROTEIN: peroxidase 4-like (The sequence of the model RefSeq protein was modified relative to this genomic sequence to represent the inferred CDS: inserted 3 bases in 3 codons): MASSSFSIVVVALGVLALFAGSSSAQLSTNFYSKTCPKVFDTVKSGVQSAVSKERRMGASLLRLFFHDCFVNGCDASXLLDDTSSFXGEQTAVPNKNSIRGLNVIDNIKSQVESVCPGVVSCADIIAIAARDSVVILGGPDWDVKLGRRDSKTASLSGANNNXPPPTSSLSNLISKFQAQGLSTRDMVALSGAHTIGQARCTSFRARIYNDTNIDSSFAKTRQASCPSASGSGDNNLAPLDLQTPTTFDNYYYKNLINQKGLLHSDQVLYNGGSTDSTVKTYVNNPKTFTSDFVAGMIKMGDITPLTGSEGEIRKSCGKVN, encoded by the exons ATGGCTTCCTCTTCTTTCTCCATTGTTGTTGTGGCATTGGGTGTCCTCGCGCTCTTTGCGGGGAGCTCTTCTGCTCAACTCTCGACCAACTTTTACTCTAAAACTTGTCCTAAGGTCTTTGATACTGTGAAGTCTGGAGTTCAATCGGCGGTTTCGAAAGAACGCCGCATGGGCGCTTCTCTCCTCCGTCTCTTCTTCCATGATTGCTTTGTCAAT GGCTGCGATGCAT CTCTCCTCGACGACACCTCTTCCT ACGGCGAGCAGACCGCCGTCCCCAATAAGAACTCCATCAGAGGCCTAAATGTGATCGATAACATAAAGTCGCAGGTGGAGAGCGTGTGCCCTGGTGTAGTCTCCTGTGCCGATATCATAGCCATTGCTGCTCGCGACTCGGTCGTGATT CTTGGAGGGCCCGACTGGGATGTCAAGCTTGGAAGGAGAGATTCCAAAACAGCTAGCCTCTCTGGTGCCAACAACA ATCCCCCTCCCACTTCTAGCCTCAGCAACCTCATCTCTAAGTTCCAAGCTCAGGGCCTCTCAACCCGAGACATGGTGGCTTTATCTg GAGCACATACAATAGGCCAAGCGAGATGCACCTCCTTCAGGGCCAGGATATACAACGACACCAACATCGATAGCTCCTTCGCTAAGACAAGGCAAGCGAGCTGCCCGAGTGCTTCTGGTTCAGGAGACAACAACCTGGCACCTCTGGATCTTCAGACCCCTACCACCTTTGACAACTACTACTACAAGAACCTGATCAACCAAAAGGGTCTTCTTCACTCTGATCAAGTTCTCTACAATGGAGGTTCCACTGACTCCACAGTTAAAACCTACGTCAACAACCCAAAGACCTTCACTTCTGACTTTGTTGCTGGAATGATCAAGATGGGTGATATCACTCCTCTCACTGGGTCTGAAGGGGAGATCAGGAAGAGCTGTGGGAAGGTGAATTAA